From the genome of Dryobates pubescens isolate bDryPub1 chromosome 42, bDryPub1.pri, whole genome shotgun sequence, one region includes:
- the LOC128899261 gene encoding olfactory receptor 14J1-like: MSNSSSITHFLLLPFPGTRQLQLLHFWLFLAIYLAALLGNGLIISTIAWDHHLHTPMYFFLLNLALLDLGAISTTVPKSMANSLRDTRAISYTGCVLQVFFYVFLIATEYFLLTTMSYDRYVAVCRPLHYETLLGSRVCLHLAAAVGACGFLYALLHTANTFSLPLCQGNAVDQFFCEIPQILKLSCSTSYLREVWLIVASACLFFVCFVFLVVSYVQIFRAVLRIPSQQGRHKAFATCLPHLAVVSLFVSTVILAHLKPSSISSPSLDLVLAVLYSVVPPAMNPLIYSLRNEELKDALRKMITGWFQKQ; encoded by the coding sequence atgtccaacagcagctccatcacccacttcctcctcctgccattcccaggcacaaggcagctgcagctcctgcacttctggctcttcctggccatctacctggctgccctgctgggcaatggcctcatcatcagcaccatagcctgggaccaccaccttcacacccccatgtacttcttcctcctcaaccttgccctccttgacctgggtgccatctccaccactgtgccaaaatccatggccaactccctgagggacaccagggccATCTCCTACACAGGATGTGTTCTCCAGGTCTTCTTTTATGTATTCCTAATTGctacagagtattttctcctcaccaccatgtcctacgatcgctatgttgccgtctgcagacccctgcactatgagaccctcctgggcagcagagtttgtctccacctggcagcagctgtgggggcctgtggctttctctatgctctgctgcacacagccaacacattttccctgcccctctgccaggggaatgctgtggaccagttcttctgtgaaatcccccagatcctcaagctctcctgctccacatcctacctcagggaagtTTGGCTTATTGTGGCCAGTGCCTGTTtattctttgtctgttttgtgttccttgtggtgtcctatgtgcagatcttcagggcagtgctgaggatcccctctcagcaagGACgtcacaaagcctttgccacctgcctccctcacctggctgtggtctctctGTTTGTCAGCACTGTAATCCTTGCCCACCTGAAGCCCTCTTctatctcctccccatccctggatctgGTGCTTGCAGTTCTATACTCCGTGGTGCCTCCAGCaatgaaccctctcatctacagcctgaggaacgaGGAGCTCAAGGATGCCCTGAGGAAAATGATCACTGGAtggtttcagaagcaataa
- the LOC128899254 gene encoding olfactory receptor 14A16-like — protein sequence MANSSSITHFLLLPYTGTRQLQLLHFWLFLTIYLAALLGNGLIITTIAWDHHLHTPKYFFLLNLSLLDLGAISTTVPKSMTNSLRDTRDISYAGCAAQVFFILFLLGAEYFLLTTMSYDRYVAICRPLHYETLLGSRVCLHIAAAVWACGFLYALLHTANTFSLPLCQGNVVYQFFCEIPQILKLSCSTSYLRELWLIVASACLFFVCFVFIVVSYVEIFRAVLRIPSQQGRHKAFATCLPHLAVVSLFVSTVIPAYVKPSSISSPSLDLVLAVLYSVVPPAVNPLIYSLRNQELKDALRKSIPRCFQKQ from the coding sequence atggccaacagcagctccatcactcacttcctcctcctgccatacacaggcacaaggcagctgcagctcctgcacttctggctcttcctgaccatctacctggctgccttgctgggcaatggcctcatcatcaccaccatagcctgggaccaccacctccacacccccaagtacttcttcctcctcaacctctccctacttgacctgggtgccatttccaccactgtgcccaaatccatgactaattccctgagggacaccagggacatctcctatgcaggatgtgctgcacaAGTCTTTTTTATCCTCTTTTTGCTTGGTGCAGAGTAtttcctcctcaccaccatgtcctacgatcgctatgttgccatctgcagacccctgcactatgagaccctcctgggcagcagagtttgtctccacatagcagcagctgtctgggcgtgtggctttctctatgctctgctgcacacagccaatacattttccctgcccctgtgccagggcaatgTTGTgtaccagttcttctgtgaaatcccccagatcctcaagctctcctgctccacatcctacctcagggaactttggcttaTTGTGGCCAGTGCCTGTTtattctttgtctgttttgtgttcattgtggtgtcctatgtggagatcttcagggcagtgctgaggatcccttctcagcagggacgccacaaagcctttgccacctgcctccctcacctggctgtggtctccctgtttgtCAGCACTGTAATCCCTGCCTATGTGAAGCCCTCTTCTATCTCCTCCCCATCGCTGGATCTGGTGCTtgcagttctgtactcagtggtgcctccagcagtgaaccctctgatctacagcctgaggaaccaggagctcaaggatgCCCTGAGGAAAAGTATCCCtcgatgctttcagaagcaataa